Proteins from a genomic interval of Lolium perenne isolate Kyuss_39 chromosome 1, Kyuss_2.0, whole genome shotgun sequence:
- the LOC127295488 gene encoding ABC transporter C family member 8 — MRGTPFLLASACEGDLTMELGSLCFKQMTLIDLVNLLLLAVYILSLLIAACTRQFRLRASDLPLPCALASPCCALLGIACFFLGAWTSTPSPHGTELFVRGLVWVLLSVSLVFRPTRLSGALAMAWWALDAILITAYSLEKIVTGRNLRVLDVLSWALSLLLLVSAIGVCRARHGATASAGGGEESEPLLATGGRERRTFGDAGFFGRLTFTWMDSLLRLGHSKPLDLGDIPPLDADDEAAEACRTFLAEWHRRREPLKSTSNLVLLVLAECHKKELFLTALYTLLRTLSFAASPVMLYCFVSYSDRPVRDLGTGLALIAGLVVMKLVESLSQRHWFFGSRRLGMRMRSALMAAVFEKQLRLSNEGRGRHSAGEITNYIAVDAYRLGEFPFWLHLGWSMPVQLALAIAILFWTVGAGALPGLAPVAVCGVLNVPFAKVLQRYQSKFMQAQDERQRATAEMLNSMKVVKLQSWEEQFRATVQRLRDVEVRWLAETQTKKAYGSALYWVSPTVISAVILAGTAAFQSAPLDAGVVFTILATMRVVSEPMRMLPEVLSVMIQVKVSLDRIGKFLAEDEFREDAVDRTGMPASDTSLAVHKGIFSWEPSKGSATLRDINITAMRGQKIAVCGPVGAGKSSLLCATLGEIPRMSGSVAVSGSVAYVSQTSWIQSGTVRDNILFGKPMNGQDYGRAVKCCALDKDMDSFPHGDLTEIGQRGLNMSGGQKQRIQLARAVYNDADVYLLDDPFSAVDAHTAATLFNDCVMEALEDKTVILVTHQVEFLSKVDRILVMERGKITQEGNYEELLQSGTAFEQLVNAHKDSKTTLDSQDQGDAVKESGMIQYQLTMIQQASEAEISTGNLPSIQLTEEEKRELGEAGLKPYKDYVSVSKARFLLVLLILAQCVFVVLQCLATYWLALTVQNHRFSVAIVVGVYAVMATVSCIFAYVRSLLAAHFGLKASREFFSGFMDSVFKAPMLFFDSTPTGRIMTRASSDFCILDFDIPFTMSFVISGTIEVAGTLVIMVMVTWQVVMVAIPALIGVLCIQRYYIASARELVRINGTTKAPVMNYAAESMLGVITIRAFAATNRLIKTNLQLIDTDATLFFYTNAALEWVLLRVEALQILVIVTSSILLVILPEGAVAPGFLGLCLSYALTLSSAQVFLTRFYSNLENSIISVERIKQYMNLPSEPPAVISDKRPHPSWPSEGKIELENLRVKYRQNAPMVLRGITCTFAAGHKVGVVGRTGSGKTTLLSALFRLIDPSSGRILIDDVDICTIGLKDLRMKLSIIPQEPTLFRGSVRSNVDPLGLYTDQDIWEALDKCQLKKTISVLPGLLESPVSDDGENWSAGQRQLFCLARVLLRRNRILVLDEATASIDSATDAILQRVIKHEFSGCTVITIAHRVPTVTDSDMVMVLSYGKLVEYDRPSRLMENEDSAFCKLVAEYWSNYK, encoded by the exons ATGCGAG GTACACCATTTTTGCTGGCATCAGCCTGCGAAGGAGATCTCACTATGGAGCTGGGATCTCTGTGTTTCAAGCAGATGACCCTGATCGATCTAGTTAACCTTCTTCTCCTCGCCGTCTACATCCTGAGCTTGCTGATCGCCGCTTGCACCAGGCAGTTCAGGCTCAGGGCAAGCGACCTTCCCTTGCCGTGCGCCCTAGCTTCTCCCTGCTGCGCGCTCCTTGGCATTGCGTGCTTCTTCCTGGGAGCATGGACGTCGACCCCCTCGCCCCACGGAACAGAGCTCTTCGTCAGAGGCTTGGTCTGGGTGCTCTTGTCGGTTTCCTTGGTCTTCCGTCCGACGAGACTCTCCGGGGCTCTGGCGATGGCGTGGTGGGCGCTGGACGCGATCCTGATCACGGCTTACAGCTTGGAGAAAATCGTGACGGGGCGAAATCTGCGAGTCCTTGACGTGTTGTCATGGGCTCTCAGCTTGCTGCTTCTCGTGAGCGCGATCGGAGTTTGCAGAGCCCGTCATGGTGCCACCGCCAGTGCAGGAGGTGGAGAAGAGTCCGAGCCTCTCCTTGCGACGGGAGGCAGGGAGAGGCGAACTTTCGGCGATGCCGGATTCTTCGGCCGTCTCACGTTTACGTGGATGGACTCTCTGCTTCGCCTGGGGCACTCCAAACCGCTCGACCTCGGCGACATCCCACCGCTGGACGCCGATGACGAGGCGGCGGAGGCGTGCCGGACGTTCCTCGCCGAATGGCACCGGCGGAGGGAGCCGTTGAAGAGCACAAGCAACCTCGTGCTTCTGGTGCTCGCGGAGTGCCACAAGAAGGAGCTCTTCTTGACGGCGCTGTACACACTTCTCCGCACTCTGTCATTCGCCGCGTCTCCGGTGATGCTGTACTGCTTCGTGTCCTACTCCGACAGGCCTGTGCGGGATCTCGGCACCGGGCTCGCGCTCATCGCCGGCCTGGTGGTAATGAAGCTCGTGGAGTCGCTGTCGCAGAGGCACTGGTTCTTCGGGTCGAGGCGGCTTGGCATGCGCATGCGCTCGGCGCTCATGGCCGCCGTCTTCGAGAAGCAGCTGCGACTGTCCAACGAGGGGCGGGGCCGCCACTCCGCCGGCGAGATCACCAACTACATCGCGGTTGACGCGTATCGGCTAGGCGAGTTCCCGTTCTGGCTGCACCTAGGGTGGAGCATGCCGGTGCAGCTCGCCCTCGCTATCGCGATCCTCTTCTGGACCGTCGGCGCCGGCGCGCTCCCGGGGCTGGCACCCGTCGCCGTTTGCGGCGTTCTCAACGTCCCCTTCGCCAAGGTGCTGCAGCGGTACCAGTCGAAATTCATGCAGGCGCAGGACGAGCGGCAGCGCGCCACGGCGGAGATGCTCAACAGCATGAAGGTCGTGAAGCTGCAGTCATGGGAGGAACAGTTCAGGGCGACGGTGCAGCGGCTGCGCGACGTCGAGGTGCGTTGGCTCGCCGAGACGCAGACCAAGAAGGCCTACGGCAGCGCCCTGTACTGGGTGTCGCCGACCGTCATCTCCGCCGTGATCTTGGCGGGCACGGCCGCGTTCCAGAGCGCGCCCTTGGACGCTGGTGTTGTGTTCACCATACTCGCCACCATGCGCGTCGTGTCGGAGCCGATGAGGATGCTGCCGGAGGTGCTTTCCGTCATGATCCAGGTCAAGGTGTCGCTGGACCGCATCGGGAAGTTCCTAGCCGAGGACGAGTTCCGGGAGGACGCGGTCGACAGGACTGGCATGCCGGCCTCCGATACGAGCCTAGCCGTGCACAAGGGTATCTTCAGCTGGGAGCCTAGCAAGGGCAGTGCAACTCTGAGAGACATAAACATCACCGCAATGCGCGGTCAGAAGATCGCAGTCTGTGGCCCAGTCGGCGCCGGCAAATCATCGTTGCTGTGTGCAACGCTTGGTGAGATACCAAGAATGTCTGGATCA GTGGCCGTGTCTGGCTCAGTCGCCTACGTTTCGCAGACGTCGTGGATCCAGAGCGGCACGGTGCGCGACAACATCCTCTTCGGGAAGCCGATGAACGGTCAGGACTACGGGAGGGCCGTCAAGTGCTGCGCGTTGGACAAGGACATGGACAGCTTCCCGCACGGCGACCTGACGGAGATCGGGCAGAGAGGCCTCAACATGAGCGGGGGGCAGAAGCAAAGGATTCAGCTCGCAAGGGCTGTCTACAACGACGCAGATGTCTACCTCCTCGACGATCCTTTCAGCGCCGTCGACGCGCATACCGCTGCAACCCTTTTCAAT GATTGTGTCATGGAAGCCCTTGAAGATAAGACGGTCATACTTGTGACACACCAAGTTGAGTTCCTCTCCAAGGTTGACAGGATTTTG GTTATGGAAAGGGGGAAGATAACTCAGGAGGGAAATTATGAGGAGCTTCTGCAGTCGGGCACGGCCTTCGAACAGCTTGTCAATGCTCACAAGGACTCAAAGACAACACTGGACTCCCAGGATCAAGGCGATGCAGTGAAAGAATCAGGCATGATTCAATACCAACTAACAATGATTCAGCAGGCCAGCGAGGCGGAAATCTCCACCGGTAACCTGCCGTCGATTCAGCTGACTGAAGAGGAGAAGAGGGAGCTGGGAGAAGCTGGACTGAAACCGTACAAGGACTACGTGTCGGTGTCCAAAGCCCGGTTCCTCCTCGTCCTGTTAATCCTTGCACAGTGCGTGTTCGTCGTCCTCCAATGCCTTGCAACTTACTGGCTCGCATTGACAGTTCAGAATCATCGGTTCAGCGTCGCGATCGTCGTAGGAGTCTATGCGGTGATGGCAACCGTCAGCTGCATCTTTGCTTATGTGAGGAGTCTTCTTGCTGCCCACTTCGGCCTAAAGGCGTCAAGGGAGTTCTTTTCCGGTTTCATGGATTCGGTTTTTAAGGCCCCCATGCTGTTCTTCGATTCTACCCCAACAGGAAGGATCATGACCAGG GCTTCGTCAGACTTTTGCATCTTAGATTTCGACATCCCGTTTacgatgagctttgtgatctctgGCACGATTGAAGTAGCAGGAACCTTAGTCATAATGGTCATGGTTACATGGCAAGTTGTGATGGTTGCTATTCCTGCGTTGATTGGGGTGCTGTGCATTCAG AGATACTACATTGCCTCGGCTAGGGAGTTGGTGAGGATCAACGGCACCACAAAGGCTCCTGTCATGAACTATGCAGCTGAGTCGATGCTTGGAGTGATCACCATAAGGGCCTTTGCCGCTACAAATAGGCTCATTAAGACAAATCTTCAACTCATCGACACGGATGCAACACTCTTCTTCTACACAAATGCAGCACTAGAGTGGGTACTTCTGCGTGTCGAGGCTCTGCAGATCTTGGTCATTGTTACATCGTCCATTCTTCTCGTCATTCTACCGGAGGGAGCAGTTGCTCCAG GTTTTCTTGGGCTATGCCTCTCATACGCATTGACGCTTTCTTCCGCGCAAGTGTTCTTGACACGATTCTACTCAAATCTGGAAAATTCTATCATATCAGTGGAGAGAATCAAACAGTACATGAATCTACCATCTGAGCCTCCCGCAGTTATCAGTGACAAAAGGCCTCACCCTTCGTGGCCATctgaaggaaagatagagttggaaAATTTGAGA GTCAAGTACCGTCAAAACGCACCTATGGTTTTGCGTGGGATCACGTGCACATTTGCAGCTGGGCACAAGGTTGGAGTTGTTGGAAGAACCGGGAGCGGGAAGACCACTCTTCTTAGCGCATTGTTCCGCCTCATCGACCCATCCAGTGGGCGAATTCTTATCGACGATGTTGACATCTGCACAATAGGACTGAAGGATCTTAGGATGAAACTCAGCATCATTCCTCAGGAGCCAACCCTTTTCAGAGGCAGTGTTAGGAGCAACGTTGATCCTCTGGGTCTGTACACAGACCAGGATATCTGGGAG GCATTGGATAAGTGCCAGTTGAAAAAGACAATCAGTGTCCTTCCTGGGCTACTTGAATCACCAG TCAGCGATGATGGCGAGAACTGGAGCGCTGGCCAACGGCAGCTCTTCTGCCTCGCACGCGTTCTCCTCCGCAGAAACAGGATCCTGGTCCTCGATGAGGCGACGGCGTCCATTGACTCAGCCACCGACGCCATCCTGCAGAGGGTCATCAAACATGAGTTTTCAGGGTGCACGGTGATCACCATAGCGCACAGGGTTCCTACTGTCACAGACAGTGACATGGTCATGGTTCTTTCCTACG